A window of the Polypterus senegalus isolate Bchr_013 chromosome 4, ASM1683550v1, whole genome shotgun sequence genome harbors these coding sequences:
- the LOC120527930 gene encoding E3 ubiquitin-protein ligase TRIM39-like encodes MDVPTQSFHLEDELSCSICLELFSRPVELPCGHNFCAVCLDRSLAVQRSPYRCPDCGWESTEKPVGRSNFKLKSIVERYGISFTQPAEGPRRNCTEHEDPLKFYCEDCKSCICTVCAVAGIHNGHSMVLFSKADAQVQCKLAENLEIINSKVETCNSYLQQFQEDEGDVRKYFEAVRQKKRDCLDKLQKLLEDFKEQIEACVIAEEEVTLRKINAKLRNYGRRKEELTAIQESIKSNMAEKDHFLSIQNFLSLEERIAGTIQEDPPILPGTPIKGKTPVQLCDKHFEHFKAETEKLHQILQNLKLKWQGCPYLTFDPNTTSPKLLLSDNNKTVEGTKQNNSYSDHPMRFEYHPQVLCMQSFSSGCNAWEVEVLEGGNWAIGVATKKMPSKGWDNCSLLGYNADSWCLYNVFGKLAVWHNNQRKMPIQICPVHRIRVLLDLDAGVLSFYHASTTLELLYTFNEKFTVSLFPCFWLGAGTKLALRQVTNI; translated from the exons ATGGACGTTCCTACACAGAGTTTTCACCTGGAGGACGAGTTGAGCTGCTCGATTTGTTTGGAGCTTTTTTCCCGGCCTGTCGAACTTCCCTGCGGACACAACTTCTGCGCGGTTTGCCTGGATCGGTCGTTGGCTGTACAGCGCTCGCCGTATCGCTGCCCGGATTGTGGATGGGAGTCGACAGAAAAGCCGGTTGGGCGCAGCAACTTCAAGCTTAAGAGTATTGTGGAGCGTTACGGAATCTCGTTCACTCAGCCCGCGGAAGGGCCAAGACGCAACTGCACGGAGCACGAAGATCCGCTGAAGTTTTACTGCGAAGATTGCAAGAGCTGCATTTGCACCGTATGCGCCGTCGCAGGGATTCACAACGGCCACAGTATGGTGCTGTTCAGTAAAGCAGACGCACAAGTACAG TGCAAGTTGGCAGAGAACCTTGAGATCATCAATAGTAAAGTGGAAACGTGTAACAGCTATTTACAGCAATTCCAGGAAGACGAAGGTGATGTTAGG aaatattttgaagctgtgaggcagaagAAGAGGGACTGTTTGGACAAACTTCAGAAACTGCTAGAGGATTTTAAAGAACAGATAGAGGCATGTGTTATAGCTGAGGAGGAGGTTACATTGCGGAAAATCAATGCCAAGCTTAGAAATTATGGAAGGCGAAAAGAAGAACTAACAGCAATTCAGGAAAGCATTAAGAGCAATATGGCTGAAAAAGATCATTTTCTGTCCATCCAG aATTTCCTGTCATTGGAAGAAAG AATTGCAGGGACTATCCAGGAAGATCCTCCTATACTCCCAGGAACCCCAATAAAAGGGAAGACTCCAGTGCAGCTCTGTGACAAGCATTTTGAACATTTCAAGGCAGAAACAGAAAAACTGCATCAAATTCTACAAAATCTGAAGCTAAAATGGCAAG gATGCCCATATCTGACATTTGACCCAAATACTACTTCTCCCAAACTGCTTCTGTCGGACAACAACAAAACTGTAGAAGGAACTAAACAAAACAATTCATATTCTGATCATCCAATGAGATTTGAATACCATCCGCAGGTGCTGTGCATGCAAAGCTTCTCATCTGGCTGTAATGCTTGGGAAGTAGAAGTATTAGAAGGTGGAAACTGGGCAATAGGTGTGGCAACTAAAAAAATGCCATCGAAAGGTTGGGACAATTGTTCACTTCTAGGTTATAATGCTGACTCCTGGTGTCTCTACAACGTTTTTGGTAAACTTGCAGTGTGGCACAATAACCAGAGGAAAATGCCGATCCAGATATGTCCAGTTCATCGTATAAGGGTTCTTCTGGACTTGGATGCAGGTGTCTTGTCTTTCTATCATGCATCAACCACTCTGGAACTTTTATACACTTTTAATGAAAAGTTTACTGTTTCATTGTTTCCTTGTTTTTGGCTTGGTGCGGGCACCAAACTGGCTCTTCGGCAAgtgacaaatatttaa